A section of the Methanobrevibacter arboriphilus JCM 13429 = DSM 1125 genome encodes:
- a CDS encoding helix-hairpin-helix domain-containing protein, producing the protein MIVNTISKNLNLFDWQVEEVINLINKGYSIPYIVRYKKKETGSLDDETVRKLIENYKRLKTLEKVKKELIKSIKEQNKFSDELDKKISNAKNLRNLNDINRLFSPKDRTKGAIAKENGLEDLAMIILEQKIEAPIFEVVKEYLSKNNNNPNKLTVEKAILGSIDIITEVIADNPEFRPLIRKISYEDGEIIVKATDKNAESPYEMYYEHNEKLIDMANHRILAINRGEEEGFLKVKIKTPENEIISYLNRHILIDKSKDYSEIYNKFTKDLLKEAILSSYRDLIAPSIEKDIRNCLTKKAINSSINTFSKNLENLLMRGPIRDKIVLGWNPSTYSSSKLAIVDETGDVLATDQINLIGSQNHLDEAKNKVLNLINKYNIDIIALGSIYDSKKFENIISDIIKNTDVKYAIVNQAGASDYSKSIFGLMELPDFENQYRVAISIARRLQDPLSEFVKVDPKSIGIGQYQHDIDEKYLTESLKNVIEKVVNDVGVDVNSASISLLVYVSGLDSAIANNVIKYREENGVFTSRNELLKVEGIDDNIFDQCAGFLKVFSSDNLLDVTRIHPKYYGATFKILKELGCKVDDIFSGNLSFDNLNLKKLAKQFDIDEGTLMYIIIQLKYPLRDPRDQRSQTILRSHTLSMEKLKKGMILDGSVRNVVDFGAFVDIGVYNDGLIHISNMGNGKFVNHPTDILNVGDILKVQIIELDIERNRIQLTIVDD; encoded by the coding sequence ATGATTGTAAACACAATATCTAAAAACTTAAATCTTTTTGATTGGCAAGTTGAAGAAGTTATAAATCTTATTAATAAAGGATATTCTATACCTTACATTGTTAGATACAAAAAGAAAGAAACAGGATCTCTTGATGATGAAACAGTGAGAAAACTTATTGAAAATTATAAACGTCTTAAAACTCTTGAAAAAGTAAAAAAAGAATTAATCAAAAGTATAAAAGAACAGAACAAGTTTTCAGATGAATTGGATAAAAAAATTTCCAATGCTAAAAATTTAAGAAATTTGAATGATATCAATAGACTTTTTTCTCCTAAAGATAGGACAAAAGGTGCAATAGCTAAAGAAAATGGGCTTGAAGATTTAGCTATGATTATTTTAGAACAGAAAATAGAAGCTCCTATCTTTGAGGTTGTTAAAGAATACTTGTCTAAAAACAATAATAATCCAAACAAATTAACTGTTGAAAAAGCTATTTTAGGCTCTATTGATATTATAACTGAAGTTATAGCTGATAATCCAGAATTTAGGCCATTGATTAGAAAAATCTCTTATGAAGATGGGGAGATTATAGTTAAAGCAACTGATAAAAATGCAGAGTCTCCTTATGAAATGTACTATGAACATAATGAAAAACTAATCGATATGGCTAATCATCGGATATTAGCTATTAATAGGGGAGAAGAAGAAGGTTTTCTAAAAGTCAAAATTAAAACCCCTGAAAATGAGATAATAAGTTATCTAAATAGGCATATATTAATCGATAAATCTAAAGATTATAGTGAAATTTATAATAAATTCACAAAAGATTTATTAAAAGAAGCTATTTTAAGTTCATATCGAGATTTAATAGCTCCTTCAATTGAAAAAGATATTAGGAATTGTTTAACTAAAAAAGCAATAAATAGCTCTATAAATACTTTCTCAAAAAATTTAGAGAATCTATTAATGAGAGGACCTATTAGAGATAAAATAGTTTTAGGATGGAATCCTTCTACATATTCTAGTTCTAAACTAGCTATCGTTGATGAAACTGGAGATGTATTAGCTACTGATCAAATTAATTTAATAGGGTCTCAAAATCATCTTGATGAAGCTAAAAATAAAGTTTTAAATTTAATAAATAAATATAATATAGATATTATAGCTTTAGGAAGTATTTATGATTCTAAAAAATTTGAAAACATAATATCGGATATTATAAAAAATACTGATGTTAAATATGCTATTGTGAATCAAGCAGGTGCCTCTGATTATTCTAAAAGCATTTTTGGACTAATGGAATTACCTGATTTTGAAAATCAATATAGGGTAGCTATTTCAATAGCTAGACGATTACAAGATCCTTTGTCAGAATTTGTTAAAGTTGATCCTAAATCTATTGGTATTGGTCAATATCAACATGATATTGATGAAAAATATTTAACTGAATCTTTAAAAAATGTTATTGAAAAAGTTGTTAATGATGTTGGTGTTGATGTAAATTCTGCATCTATATCTCTTTTGGTTTATGTTTCTGGTTTAGATTCAGCTATTGCTAATAATGTTATAAAATATAGGGAAGAAAATGGTGTTTTCACTAGTCGAAATGAGCTTTTAAAAGTTGAAGGAATTGATGATAATATTTTTGATCAATGTGCAGGTTTTTTAAAGGTTTTTTCATCGGATAATTTGTTAGATGTTACAAGAATTCATCCTAAATATTATGGGGCTACATTTAAAATATTAAAAGAATTAGGATGTAAAGTAGATGATATTTTTTCAGGAAATCTTTCATTTGATAATTTAAACCTTAAAAAATTAGCTAAACAGTTTGATATTGATGAAGGAACCTTAATGTATATTATTATTCAACTTAAATATCCTTTAAGAGATCCAAGAGACCAAAGATCACAGACTATATTAAGATCACATACTTTATCAATGGAAAAACTTAAAAAGGGCATGATTTTAGATGGTTCAGTAAGGAATGTGGTTGATTTTGGAGCTTTTGTTGATATTGGTGTTTATAATGATGGTTTAATTCATATTTCAAATATGGGGAATGGTAAATTTGTTAATCATCCAACTGACATTTTAAATGTTGGAGATATTCTGAAAGTTCAAATTATTGAGTTAGATATTGAAAGAAATAGGATTCAATTGACTATTGTGGATGATTGA
- a CDS encoding phenylacetate--CoA ligase family protein, which yields MKLNEYQLKLINKQLMRLKKANYKKDFYRDKFKYSRLIKTQEDFEKLPFTDKNDLREAYPLGLQTVPDEEVVRIHSSSGTTGTPVIIPYTAQDVEDWTIMFKRCYEMAGVTDKDIIHITPGYGLWTAGIGFQSGAERLGAMSIPMGPGNTGKQLKMMIDLKSTVLCATSSYALLLAEEISKRDINDQIHLKKGIIGSERWGEKMRKRIANELGVELYDIYGLTEIYGPGIGISCEYESGMHLWDDYLYFEIIDPKTGEVLPDGEVGELVITTLKKEGAPLIRYRTHDLTRIIPGVCECGSKYPRIDILIGRTDDMVKVKGVNIFPSQIDNVLAKIDGASSEYQFMIDHLNERDICTLFVEVKTDFNKYELEREIQEQFKNDIGIKIQVKPVNIGDLPRNEKKSTRIFDNRY from the coding sequence ATGAAACTAAATGAATATCAGTTGAAACTAATAAATAAACAATTAATGAGACTAAAAAAAGCTAACTACAAAAAAGATTTTTATAGAGATAAGTTTAAATATAGTAGATTAATTAAAACTCAGGAAGACTTTGAAAAATTACCTTTCACTGATAAAAATGATTTGAGGGAAGCTTATCCTCTTGGATTACAAACAGTTCCTGATGAAGAAGTTGTTAGGATTCATTCATCATCTGGAACAACTGGAACTCCTGTAATAATTCCTTATACTGCTCAAGATGTTGAAGATTGGACTATTATGTTTAAAAGATGTTATGAGATGGCTGGAGTTACTGATAAAGATATAATACATATTACTCCAGGTTATGGTTTATGGACTGCAGGTATTGGATTTCAAAGTGGTGCTGAAAGATTAGGGGCAATGAGTATACCTATGGGTCCAGGAAACACAGGTAAACAACTAAAAATGATGATAGATTTAAAATCCACTGTTCTTTGTGCAACTTCTTCTTATGCACTTCTTTTAGCTGAAGAAATATCTAAAAGAGATATTAATGATCAAATCCATCTTAAAAAAGGGATCATTGGTTCTGAAAGATGGGGAGAAAAAATGCGTAAGCGCATAGCTAATGAATTAGGAGTTGAACTTTATGATATTTATGGTTTAACTGAAATATATGGCCCTGGAATTGGAATTAGCTGTGAATACGAATCAGGAATGCACCTATGGGATGATTATCTCTATTTTGAAATCATTGATCCGAAAACAGGGGAAGTTCTCCCAGATGGAGAAGTGGGTGAGTTAGTAATAACTACTTTAAAAAAAGAAGGAGCTCCTCTTATAAGATACCGTACTCATGATTTAACTCGCATTATTCCTGGTGTTTGTGAGTGTGGTAGTAAATATCCAAGAATAGATATTTTAATTGGAAGAACTGATGATATGGTTAAAGTAAAAGGAGTAAATATTTTTCCTAGTCAAATTGACAATGTTTTAGCTAAAATTGATGGTGCTTCTAGTGAATATCAATTTATGATTGACCATTTAAATGAAAGAGATATCTGTACATTGTTTGTTGAGGTTAAAACTGATTTTAACAAATATGAATTAGAAAGAGAAATTCAAGAACAATTTAAAAATGATATAGGGATTAAAATTCAGGTCAAGCCAGTAAATATTGGAGATCTCCCTCGAAATGAGAAAAAATCAACTAGAATATTTGATAATAGATATTGA
- a CDS encoding Tex family protein codes for MITRTLSNELNIKEWQTEATIKLIDEGNTIPFIARYRKEATGSLDDEILRKFGERLAYLRNLQEKKEKVLKSIEEQGKLTTDLKESIKKADTLVEVEDIYRPFKPKKRTRATIAKEKGLESLANIILEQKTEVSIHEIAKKYLSEEKEVFTIEEAIQGAKDIIAEIISDNADFRKSIREVTFKTGDLSIEAKDKEKSSEYEMYYEYNEKINNIAIHRILAINRGEKEKLLKIKINAPVDDIIEYLNRRMLIDHSNDNFEKIKPEYNEYTKELIEETVLDSYKRLIAPSIEREIRTSLTETAEEKSILVFSKNLEQLLMQGPIQNKVVLGWDPAFRTGCKLSVVDGFGKVLTTDIIYPTEPQNKVVESKKRVLELIREYNIDIIALGNGTASRESEEIIIDIIKGTDVQYVIVNEAGASVYSASKLATEEFPDFNVGERSAVSIARRLQDPLAELVKIDPKSIGVGQYQHDMNQKKLGESLKSVVEKAVNNVGVDLNTASIALLQYVSGISSTIAKNIIKYREEEGAFKSRKKLLKVSKLGPKAFEQSAGFLKVYGSKNLLDITTVHPESYKATEKLIKNLGYNLNDFKATHEDLKKIHFEKLNNLTSNDFKDLANELDIGEVTLIDIINELKKPGRDPRDNMPQPILRKDALEIEDLEEGMALEGTVRNVVDFGAFVDIGVHQDGLVHISQLVENKFVNHPLDIVSVGDIVEVKVTDVDVERRRIQLSMII; via the coding sequence ATGATTACTAGAACTTTATCAAACGAATTAAATATCAAAGAATGGCAAACTGAAGCTACTATAAAACTTATAGATGAAGGAAATACAATACCCTTTATAGCTAGATATCGTAAAGAAGCTACTGGTTCTCTTGATGATGAAATACTAAGAAAATTTGGAGAAAGATTAGCATACTTAAGAAATCTTCAGGAAAAAAAAGAAAAGGTTCTTAAATCAATAGAAGAGCAAGGAAAACTAACTACTGATTTAAAAGAATCTATAAAAAAAGCAGATACTTTAGTCGAAGTAGAAGATATTTATCGCCCATTTAAGCCTAAAAAAAGAACTAGGGCTACAATAGCTAAAGAAAAAGGTCTTGAAAGTTTAGCTAATATAATTTTAGAGCAAAAAACAGAAGTTTCAATTCATGAAATAGCTAAAAAGTATTTATCAGAAGAAAAAGAAGTTTTTACAATTGAAGAAGCTATTCAAGGAGCAAAAGATATAATAGCTGAGATTATTTCTGATAATGCTGATTTTAGAAAGTCTATTAGAGAAGTTACATTTAAAACTGGTGATTTATCAATTGAAGCTAAAGATAAAGAAAAATCTTCTGAATATGAAATGTACTATGAATATAATGAAAAAATAAATAATATAGCTATTCATAGGATTTTAGCTATTAATCGTGGAGAAAAAGAAAAACTATTAAAAATTAAAATCAATGCTCCAGTTGATGATATTATAGAATACTTAAATAGACGCATGCTCATTGATCATTCTAATGATAATTTTGAAAAAATAAAACCAGAGTATAATGAATATACTAAAGAATTAATTGAAGAAACTGTACTTGATTCATATAAAAGACTTATAGCACCATCAATTGAAAGGGAAATTAGAACTTCTTTAACAGAAACAGCTGAAGAAAAATCCATCTTAGTATTTTCAAAAAACCTTGAACAGTTACTTATGCAAGGACCAATTCAAAATAAGGTTGTATTAGGATGGGATCCAGCATTCAGAACAGGATGTAAGTTATCTGTAGTAGATGGATTTGGGAAAGTATTAACTACTGATATAATATATCCAACTGAACCTCAAAATAAAGTTGTTGAGTCTAAAAAGAGAGTTTTAGAGCTTATTCGTGAATATAATATTGATATCATAGCTTTAGGAAATGGAACAGCATCAAGAGAATCTGAAGAAATAATTATAGACATAATAAAAGGAACCGATGTTCAATATGTAATTGTAAATGAAGCAGGAGCATCAGTTTATTCAGCAAGCAAATTAGCTACAGAAGAATTTCCAGATTTTAATGTTGGGGAGCGTAGTGCAGTTTCAATAGCAAGACGTTTACAAGATCCCCTTGCAGAGCTAGTAAAAATCGATCCTAAATCTATTGGAGTAGGACAATATCAACATGATATGAATCAGAAAAAATTGGGAGAATCATTAAAAAGTGTAGTAGAAAAAGCAGTTAATAATGTAGGAGTAGATTTAAATACTGCATCAATTGCTCTTCTTCAATATGTTTCAGGAATAAGCTCTACTATAGCTAAAAATATAATTAAGTATCGTGAAGAGGAAGGAGCTTTTAAAAGTAGAAAAAAACTCCTTAAAGTATCTAAACTAGGTCCAAAAGCATTTGAACAATCTGCAGGATTTTTAAAGGTCTATGGATCAAAAAATCTACTTGATATTACAACAGTTCACCCAGAATCATATAAAGCCACTGAAAAGCTAATTAAGAATTTAGGATACAATTTAAATGACTTTAAAGCTACTCATGAAGACCTTAAAAAGATTCATTTTGAAAAATTAAATAATCTAACTAGTAATGATTTTAAGGATTTAGCTAATGAATTAGATATCGGTGAAGTAACCCTTATTGATATAATAAATGAACTTAAAAAACCAGGAAGAGATCCAAGAGACAACATGCCTCAACCTATACTTAGAAAAGATGCTCTTGAAATAGAAGACCTTGAAGAAGGAATGGCTCTTGAGGGAACAGTAAGAAATGTGGTGGATTTTGGTGCTTTTGTAGATATTGGAGTTCATCAAGATGGTTTAGTACATATCTCACAATTAGTTGAAAATAAATTTGTTAATCATCCCCTCGATATTGTAAGTGTTGGAGATATAGTTGAAGTAAAAGTAACAGATGTTGATGTTGAAAGAAGAAGAATTCAGCTAAGTATGATAATTTAA
- a CDS encoding heavy metal translocating P-type ATPase, with translation MENKNSFIYEEKKSVIFLIVSAIALILSFFKIFTIGPIDLSWIAILLCGLPIIKDAVVGLVTEFDIKADLLVSIALIASIIIGEIFAAGEIAFIMAIGGLLEEFTVARSRAGIEKLVHLTPRTARRISNKNGVNNEEIIDAKKVEIGDLIQVLPGETIPVDGELVSGETSIDQSVMTGEPVPIDKIKGDEVFSGTVNQFGSFVMKATKIGKDSSLQRMIDLVESADADKSKIVRLTDKWATWIVVIALSAAIGTYFLTGEIIRSVTVLVVFCPCALVLATPTAIVAAIGNLTRYGVLIKEGDALERLSKIKNILFDKTGTLTYGKPEVLDLIEYKSDEAIDDNINNQYGSYKPSNDNIDNKFKSNDSNNGNMDNNSLIKILASLENKSEHPLGKSIVNYYKNLNRDNNDSKGSVNNGTTFLNVDNFEMIIGKGVKGLVNGEEVLAGNEELLISKSDVEIDQLWVKNNLLSFIDSGATIIYIVISNSFRGALVLGDSLREDAKETINNIKKLDLDPVLLTGDTEKPAKHMADQVGIDQLYYNCLPETKMKVIDGYQDIKNELVAMVGDGVNDAPSLKKAHVGIAMGGIGSDIAVDAADIALVGDDIKSIPHLLGISKKVMQTININIIISLGLNFIAIILAMLGILDPITGALVHNVGSVLVVIYSSLLLKWKSGGIS, from the coding sequence GAAAATAAAAATAGCTTTATATATGAAGAAAAAAAATCAGTAATTTTTCTTATTGTTTCAGCTATAGCTTTGATATTAAGTTTTTTTAAAATATTCACCATTGGTCCAATCGATTTATCTTGGATAGCGATTTTACTTTGTGGATTACCAATTATTAAAGATGCAGTTGTTGGCTTAGTTACAGAGTTTGATATAAAAGCAGACCTTCTTGTTTCTATTGCACTTATAGCTTCTATTATTATCGGTGAAATATTTGCTGCAGGTGAAATAGCTTTTATTATGGCTATAGGTGGACTTTTAGAAGAGTTTACTGTAGCTAGATCTAGAGCAGGAATTGAAAAATTAGTTCACTTAACACCAAGAACAGCTAGACGAATTTCTAATAAAAATGGGGTTAACAATGAAGAAATTATCGATGCTAAAAAAGTTGAAATTGGTGATTTGATTCAAGTCTTACCTGGAGAAACTATTCCTGTTGATGGGGAACTTGTTAGTGGAGAAACTTCAATTGATCAATCAGTTATGACTGGAGAACCAGTTCCAATAGATAAAATTAAGGGAGATGAAGTTTTCAGTGGAACTGTAAATCAGTTTGGTTCTTTTGTTATGAAAGCAACTAAAATTGGAAAAGATAGCTCTCTTCAAAGAATGATTGACTTAGTTGAATCAGCTGATGCTGATAAATCTAAGATTGTCAGGCTTACTGATAAATGGGCCACTTGGATTGTTGTGATTGCACTTTCAGCTGCAATTGGCACTTATTTCCTCACAGGTGAGATAATTAGGTCCGTTACAGTCTTGGTTGTATTTTGTCCATGTGCTCTTGTTTTAGCTACTCCAACAGCTATTGTTGCAGCTATTGGGAATTTAACTAGATATGGAGTATTAATTAAAGAAGGAGATGCTCTTGAACGTTTATCAAAAATTAAAAATATTCTTTTTGATAAAACTGGGACTTTGACTTATGGTAAACCTGAAGTTCTTGATCTTATTGAATATAAATCTGATGAAGCAATTGATGATAATATAAATAATCAATATGGATCTTATAAACCATCTAATGATAATATAGATAATAAATTTAAATCCAATGATTCAAATAATGGAAATATGGATAATAACTCTCTAATAAAAATATTAGCTTCATTAGAAAATAAATCCGAACATCCTCTTGGAAAATCTATTGTTAATTATTATAAGAATTTAAATAGGGATAATAATGATTCAAAGGGCTCTGTTAATAATGGTACAACCTTTTTGAATGTAGATAATTTTGAAATGATCATTGGAAAAGGTGTTAAAGGATTGGTTAATGGTGAAGAAGTTTTAGCTGGAAATGAAGAACTTTTAATTTCTAAATCAGATGTTGAAATTGATCAATTATGGGTAAAAAATAATCTTCTATCATTTATTGATAGTGGAGCTACTATTATTTATATTGTTATTAGTAATAGTTTTAGAGGAGCTTTAGTTTTAGGAGATTCTTTAAGGGAAGATGCAAAAGAAACTATTAATAATATTAAAAAACTTGATCTGGATCCTGTTCTTTTAACTGGAGATACTGAAAAACCAGCTAAACATATGGCAGATCAAGTAGGAATTGATCAATTGTATTATAATTGTCTTCCTGAAACAAAAATGAAAGTCATCGATGGTTATCAAGATATAAAAAATGAACTTGTGGCTATGGTTGGAGATGGTGTAAATGACGCACCTTCACTTAAAAAAGCCCATGTTGGAATAGCTATGGGGGGAATTGGCAGTGATATCGCAGTTGATGCAGCTGATATAGCACTTGTTGGAGATGACATTAAGTCAATACCTCATCTTTTAGGAATTTCAAAAAAAGTAATGCAAACAATTAATATTAATATAATAATATCTCTTGGCTTAAATTTTATAGCTATAATCTTAGCAATGTTAGGTATTTTAGATCCTATTACTGGTGCACTAGTTCATAATGTTGGTTCTGTATTGGTTGTTATATATTCCTCACTTCTATTAAAATGGAAATCTGGTGGAATATCATAG
- a CDS encoding class I SAM-dependent methyltransferase gives MLTIKVPLKHIEEVREILMETEIISRNYKILTENNFGYIPINKEIVNVKLKGNIEKELKKNTKEKIHFEIVDKDLKEVKKKPRSLTEHLKGKLTEKEIEDLKTSFDIIGDTVILEIPEDLEDQKNVIGNAALAFTGRKSVFMKKSAVEGVTRTRKLELIAGEDSYETIHKEHGARLKLDVKKVYFSPRLATERKRLAKQVKDGEIILDMFAGIGPFPILIAKEHEVDIYATDINKEAIKYMKNNIEINKLKGKIRPILGDINKIAEEKFIKENIRFDRIIMNLPGTAKDFLELAMSLVNNKGIIHYYEFSDGYESAIKRIEKIAKKQNKSFKILNTRKVKSSSPKEWHIVVDVQIR, from the coding sequence ATGTTAACAATTAAAGTTCCATTAAAACATATAGAAGAAGTTCGTGAAATACTAATGGAAACAGAAATCATATCAAGAAACTACAAGATTCTTACTGAGAATAATTTTGGTTATATTCCAATAAATAAAGAAATAGTCAATGTTAAACTTAAAGGAAATATTGAAAAAGAATTAAAAAAAAATACAAAAGAAAAAATCCATTTTGAGATAGTTGATAAAGATTTAAAAGAAGTCAAAAAGAAACCTAGAAGTCTTACTGAACATCTTAAAGGAAAGCTAACAGAAAAAGAAATTGAAGATTTAAAAACTTCCTTTGATATAATAGGAGATACTGTTATTCTTGAAATACCTGAAGATTTAGAAGATCAGAAGAATGTCATTGGAAATGCAGCACTTGCATTTACAGGACGAAAATCTGTTTTTATGAAAAAAAGTGCAGTTGAAGGAGTAACAAGAACACGAAAATTAGAACTTATAGCTGGAGAAGATAGTTACGAAACAATACATAAAGAACATGGAGCTAGGCTTAAATTAGATGTTAAAAAAGTTTATTTTTCACCCAGATTAGCTACCGAAAGAAAAAGATTAGCTAAACAAGTGAAAGATGGAGAAATTATTTTAGATATGTTTGCAGGAATTGGACCATTTCCAATTCTAATAGCAAAGGAACATGAAGTAGATATTTATGCAACCGATATTAATAAAGAAGCTATAAAATACATGAAAAATAATATAGAAATTAATAAGCTCAAAGGAAAAATACGCCCTATTTTAGGAGATATAAACAAAATAGCTGAAGAAAAATTTATAAAAGAAAATATAAGATTTGATAGAATTATAATGAACTTACCAGGAACTGCAAAAGACTTTTTAGAGTTAGCTATGTCACTTGTTAATAATAAAGGGATTATTCATTATTACGAATTTTCTGATGGGTATGAATCAGCTATTAAAAGAATAGAAAAAATAGCTAAAAAGCAAAATAAAAGTTTTAAGATTTTAAATACTCGTAAAGTGAAATCAAGTAGCCCAAAAGAGTGGCATATCGTTGTTGATGTCCAAATACGATAA
- the dph5 gene encoding diphthine synthase: protein MLYFVGLGLFDEKDISLKGLKALKSVEIVYAEFFTSHLFGSSFKAIEELIGKEIKVLNRHEVEEENVFMKEAIKGRDVALITGGDPLIATTHTDFLVEAKKKGIETEVIHGSSILSSAPGISGLQAYKFGKVTTIPFPDENFFPQSPYMAIANNLLNDAHTLVLLDIQAHKNRYMTVNQGLEYLMKVKDDLISNGKDNEAIIDENTLAIGIARVGSKDVVVRADKIGELIDFDFGGPLHCIAIPSKLHIVEAEYLVEVCGAPREILDEI from the coding sequence ATGCTATACTTTGTAGGATTAGGATTATTCGATGAAAAAGATATTTCACTTAAAGGATTAAAAGCTTTAAAATCAGTAGAAATAGTTTATGCAGAGTTTTTTACATCTCATCTTTTTGGATCCAGTTTTAAAGCTATTGAAGAACTTATAGGAAAAGAAATAAAAGTATTAAATCGTCATGAAGTAGAAGAAGAAAATGTTTTTATGAAAGAAGCTATTAAAGGTCGAGATGTAGCTTTAATAACAGGTGGAGATCCTCTAATAGCTACCACCCATACAGATTTTTTAGTAGAAGCTAAAAAAAAGGGAATTGAAACAGAAGTAATTCATGGATCATCTATTTTATCATCAGCTCCTGGAATTTCTGGGCTGCAGGCTTATAAATTTGGAAAAGTTACAACAATCCCATTCCCAGATGAAAACTTTTTCCCACAATCTCCTTATATGGCAATAGCTAATAATTTACTAAATGATGCTCACACTCTTGTTTTACTTGATATTCAAGCACATAAAAATAGATATATGACTGTAAATCAAGGACTTGAATATTTAATGAAAGTTAAAGATGATTTAATTTCCAATGGTAAAGATAATGAAGCTATTATTGATGAAAATACCTTAGCTATAGGAATAGCTAGAGTAGGCTCAAAAGATGTTGTTGTTAGAGCAGATAAAATTGGTGAATTGATTGATTTTGATTTTGGAGGACCATTGCATTGTATAGCTATTCCATCTAAACTGCATATAGTTGAAGCAGAGTATTTGGTAGAAGTTTGTGGGGCTCCTCGTGAGATTTTAGATGAAATTTAG